In Osmerus mordax isolate fOsmMor3 chromosome 24, fOsmMor3.pri, whole genome shotgun sequence, the following are encoded in one genomic region:
- the LOC136932645 gene encoding synaptobrevin homolog YKT6-like — translation MKLYSLSILHKGATKANLLKAAYDLSSFSFFQRSSVQEFMTFTSALIVERTAIGSRASVKEQEYLCHVYVRNDSLGAVLIADSEYPQRVGFTLLDKVLEEFSRQVDSIDWPSGSPESITYKALDIHLAQYQNPREADAMTKVQAELDETKIILHGTMESLLNRGEKLDDLVQKSEHLGNQSKAFYKTARKQNSCCEIM, via the exons ATGAAGCTGTACAGCCTGAGTATCCTCCACAAGGGAGCGACCAAAGCCAACCTCCTCAAAGCAGCCTACGACCTGTCCTCCTTTAGCTTCTTCCAGCGCTCCAG CGTCCAGGAGTTCATGACCTTCACCAGCGCCTTGATAGTGGAGCGTACTGCCATCGGGAGCAGAGCTTCTGTCAAAGAACAAG agtaCCTCTGCCATGTGTATGTGAGAAACGACAGCCTGGGTGCTGTCTTGATAGCAGACAGCGAGTATCCTCAGAGAGTCGGCTTCACTCTACTGGACAAG gtCCTGGAGGAGTTCTCCAGACAGGTGGACAGTATAGACTGGCCCTCTGGCAGCCCTGAATCCATCACCTACAAAGCCCTGGACATCCACCTCGCCCAGTACCAG AATCCAAGAGAAGCAGATGCGATGACCAAGGTTCAGGCCGAGTTGGACGAGACCAAGATCATCTTG CACGGCACCATGGAGAGCCTTctgaacagaggagagaagctggaCGACCTTGTCCAGAAGTCCGAACACCTAGGGAACCAATCCAAAGCCTTCTATAAGACT GCACGAAAGCAGAATTCCTGCTGTGAAATCATGTGA